GGTCAGGTGTTCCGGTGGAACGGCCTGACCGCGTGCCCTGGCGGGGTCACTCTCCCCAGTCCTCCGCTTCCTGCGGGGCGGCTTCGAGGCGGGGCGGTTCGATGGACACGACCTCGTATTCCACGCCGGTTTCGTCGTCGGTGACGAGTTCGCCGAGTTCGGGGTTGGTCAGTTCGATGGTCGCGCCGGTATCGGGGTTTTCAAATTGAATGGTAGCCATATTCACTCCTTACGTTTGGTAGGTTAACGCACCTAATTTATGGCGTTCGCAATTGCCTAGGCAGGTGGTAGAAACCTTGCGCTCAGATCACGTCCGGGTCGTCCATCAACTCCAGCGCCACCAGACCCTTGCAGTGCGGACACGACACCACGCTGACCTCCACACCGTCCAGCACCTGCACCGGCGCGGCCCCCAGCATGTCCTCGGTCACCTCGAACTCCTCACCGCAATTCGGGCAGGTCGTCATCTCACCCAGCAGCTCCAGATCGAAGTCCTCGCCCTCACCGTTGCGGGTCACTTCCATCTCCGAATGGCAGGAGTCGCACACGATGACGTCCCCCACCATCAGCTCCGCACGGTCCTCGTCGGTCAGTTCCAGCACTTCCGCACACACGGGGCATTCAATCTCCAGGGTCGCCATGCCCCCAGTGTAGGGCCCCCGGTTCAGGCGGGCTCGCCGGGAAAACGCCCATGCTTCTTGAAGAACGCCAGGATGCTCCCCTCCGCCAGAGCCTCGCGCAGGAACTCCGGTGGCGGCGGCAACTGCACCGTCCCGCCCGCATGCGTCAGCACGCCGGTGGGCACGTCCAGCGACACGTCCGCGCCGTCCTCCAGCAGCCCGGTCAGGTCGAACTCGAACGCCGGGATGCCCAGGTTCAGCAGGTTGCGGTAATGAATGCGCGCGAAACTCGGCGCGACGATCCCGCCCACCTGCAACTTCTTCAGCGCCTGCGGGGCGTACTCGCGGCTGCTGCCCAGCCCCCAGTTGCGCCCCCCGATCAGCACGTCGCCGGGCTGCACGGACGCGGCGAACTCCGGGCGGATGTAATGGAACGCGAAAGTCTGAAACACGTCCTCGCCCGCCATGAACGGCGCGAACTTGCCCGGCAGGATGTCGTCCGTGTTCACACTGTCACCAAATTTCCAGATTCTCGCCATCTCAGGCCCCCTCTTGCTCGTACGCTTGTTCGTAACTGATGAATTCCAGCAGCGACCCATCCGGATCGCGGAAGTACACACTGAGGCCGTCACCCTGCGCGCCCGCGCGGGCCACCGGGCCCAGTTCCACCGGCACGCCACACGCACTCAGGTGCGCGGCGGCCCCGCTGACCGGGCCGTCCCACACGAAGCACAAGTCACTGCCACCCGGCGCGACCGGCACGCGCGCCAGCGGCTGCGGACTCAGGCCCGGCCCGTGCAGGTTCAGCTGCTGCGCCCCGAAGCGGTACGCGAAGCCCTGAGCGCGTGGGATGACCTCGGCCCCCAGCACCCGCGCGTAGAACTCGTTCGAACGCGCCCAGTCGGAGACGTGCAGCACGCAGTGATCCAGCCGGACGTTCACGCGG
The DNA window shown above is from Deinococcus sp. LM3 and carries:
- the lysW gene encoding lysine biosynthesis protein LysW, whose protein sequence is MATIQFENPDTGATIELTNPELGELVTDDETGVEYEVVSIEPPRLEAAPQEAEDWGE
- a CDS encoding homoaconitate hydratase (catalyzes the formation of homoisocitrate from cis-homoaconitate) — encoded protein: MARIWKFGDSVNTDDILPGKFAPFMAGEDVFQTFAFHYIRPEFAASVQPGDVLIGGRNWGLGSSREYAPQALKKLQVGGIVAPSFARIHYRNLLNLGIPAFEFDLTGLLEDGADVSLDVPTGVLTHAGGTVQLPPPPEFLREALAEGSILAFFKKHGRFPGEPA
- a CDS encoding VOC family protein, which codes for MNVRLDHCVLHVSDWARSNEFYARVLGAEVIPRAQGFAYRFGAQQLNLHGPGLSPQPLARVPVAPGGSDLCFVWDGPVSGAAAHLSACGVPVELGPVARAGAQGDGLSVYFRDPDGSLLEFISYEQAYEQEGA